Below is a genomic region from Venturia canescens isolate UGA chromosome 1, ASM1945775v1, whole genome shotgun sequence.
TCGCTGCTCGGAACTCCCGCATTCTCACCAGTTTTCACGTCTTTTCTGTCCTCCAGGTATCCCACTTGTGCAACCTGCACGCGTTCGTCACACAAAAATCAAAAGTTCTCTTTAGTGCTCTTCGCCCCCGATATCAAATGCCACGAGGTCGCTCGAGAATTTCGGAACTGTGGCATTCGTGGCGACCTTTGTATATGGAGCGAAGTTGTGTCAGAAGTATTCTGAAATTCTCGACCGCTCTCTCGTGAGTTCGTGTACTGCAAAATCTTTCGAGCACCCAAAATGTTCACGGagaaacttttgtgcgaatatttcggatgaatttgctagaaaaattttctatgttTTGCAGCAGCGCTcttctatatcgccattctattacatttcaccaaagtgcatagcaattttgatgccgaaagcagttctctcaaattttactatgtacgacaggctAAATTTAGatctgcgacattcttacatcgaacgatgtatcgacatccgaatgtcactcgcttctttggcgaaatgttaaaaactggtgaattcgactggacaaattgcttgaaattttactatgtgccactggctaattttcatgtttatacggaGCGACGCCTCgtataattggtgggcgcatgaattttgctatgttattgagcaaaattcagtgcggtaaaagggaaaatacgaaactatgcaatttttcgtacagcacagagaaacgactgctacgttatctcctaaattttcgtcaaatcacttcattatttactatgtttttgatgaaaattcgctgggtgttcatttttgatatggtacagcgcgttatttactatgaactgtgccaatggttccccaaacttttgcattatttggcacactctgtagcgattattattataatatcgatgtggtccgacgttactataaaaacatagtaatttttgctataaaagtctctccgtgttgTTGCTGCACCCCAAAAACTCTAATTCCCGTTTTCGTTGACATGAAATatcacaaaagacgaaaagCTCCGAGTCACGATCAATCGtctattgaaaaaagaatctGCTGAATCGATCTGATATAAAAGAAGATATAAAATGGAAGAATCGTGAAGGGGGTTCGTACGTGAACGTGAAAACCTGCATAGGAGAAACCAAAGGGTAAGTTgactaataaaaaataacatcCAAACTACAGAATGTAAATATACCCCCTTTCATGTGTTTTGCTGcctttaagggtgaatgatacaaaagtcgaaataattagaaattgatcaaatttggtgataatattcttcaacatcaagtgcgaaaacacaaattaaaattttcttctgtttagttatcgagtaattacgcattaaagcagatttcttatgcccggaatgtatacctatatatatggaaacgctatgcttatacacgtgaactttagtgatcaattactcgataactgtacagaagaaaaatcttaaaaaatttgtattgtcaaatttggcactaaagaatatgttcaccaaattttataaaattctgatcattttgaatttttttatgtttttagcatggtttagcatggcaacattgtatcgcctgtgcaatatatccttaatttttttcaaattattacaATAATCCTCTGCATGAAAGTCCGTATATTGAACTATAATTGTgcacagtattttttctcaattatcacTATAATTTGCTGGTGGAACGTTTTGTCGCTAACAAAAACAGCGTGGGATAAGTAAGCCAACAGTGGTATGGAGCTCTGGCTGACGCCGCATATGTGTCGACGTCCATGCGTGCTCTAAATGGGCCCACTCGAGGTGTGCCAGTAAAAACATAATGTTCTGTGTGTAGAAACTGTAGTTCTGATTGTGATGACAAGGATGAGGATCAaatattcttcttttttacacttgtggagaaaaaattatctctACTTATGTCAGCATTTTGTATTCGTTGGGTGGggataaatttttcgaatgacgGAATTTTCGAACAATTAAAATCTCGAAGATagaaacttcgaatgataatatttgGACAGATCAATTTTTCTAGGGCTtttaatatcgaaaaaaataatgagaaaccTCATAGTCGAATAATGgttttacaaaaatttgacaattataCATTCGAATCGCCAAATATTAGAATCAGCAATTCTATAGCTATTCTTatcatttcgaaagtataTTAACTGGAGACTAAACCTCATTGTTTGaatcatcaaataaataatattgatacctattcgtttttattaatttcactaATCCGAAGTTGATTGTCAGGTAAAAACGGTATATCATAATGAACTTGCTTCAATGCTTGTGCCAACTTGCCCCGACCGTCGGTTGACACGAAAATGGTTCGTCAAAAAAGCGATGCGATAACTCATTTCGttttacatttaaaaattcaaatttttatttgacacAGAGAAAGGTTGTTTCTATTCGAAACAACCATTTGGTTTTTGGAGTCGTCTTTAATTCCTTGTTTACAAGCAATAGTTTGAAGGTTGGCCAACCAGTCCCGGTCTCCTCTACTCGATGAGCAAATTTACTGCTGATCCTGGCCAACAATTTTCTCCACCAATAttaacaattcaataatgcataataatttgataattattATCAAATTTATCGTCATTCAAGCATAGTAAATTGAACAAAGTCGAACAATTTGCAGACAGCCATCAATTTTCAAGCTGGAAAAGTTCTGAAAATCGAACTTGAAAACTATCTGAAAATCGTAATTACAAATTCAAGGTTATTTCCGTATGTGCTCGAACGGGATGAGTTATTACGTATTATTTATtacatttaatttcattaacgtCCTTCACTATTTCGAGTGCGACTTCATTCTCTGAAGAATCATTTGATCCGAGCCTTGATAAGGAGAGTCCTTCGCTCAGTTAGATCTCAATTTAATGAATTAGATCTCGTTAGTCATGTATACATACATTTTCAAAGCCAATTTATTCTCGTCATGAACGTTATGCAAGAAGGATGAGAGGCGGGATATTAAAACGTATTAGTCTGACTGGAAAATTTAATTCGCACCTCAAGAGTCGGGATACGAAATCACTGCGAGATTTTTCGTAACGATAGTTGAGTGGAATCTCAACTTTCAGGAGGGAATTCAAAAGTATTTTCATTGTCGGagctttttcattattttcatgaaaattgacaGTTCGCTCAGCAATAATTGGCCAAAACGTCACGCCGATTTCTCAGCATTGGGACTACGggcagggaagaaaaaaatttcttcatgcAACGCAGTTTTTTGATGGACCAACGAATGGTAGCGAGCACACGAAGTTTGTTGGTTCAAACTTTTCTTGAATCAGCAAACTTCTTTTCCCAGTGTGCTAATCAAcaattttcgatcatttttctgTTAGCCTTCAGCCAGGCTTTCCTGGAGATGCTTACCAACGGAGTCGAACTTCCAGGAGTGCTGTCAGCGACGACGGGAGCGGTACGGTCGGCTGGTTCATCGGAACTTACCGGCGCTCCGTTCGATTTCCCCGAGAAGCTGACGACCATGCAAGCGAGAGTGCAAAAAATCTGGAGCGCCTGTAATCAGGAGGTTTATTTTCTTGATTCGCGCGAGCTACTGGAAAAACCATCATGCTAATGCACCGATCGAAAAAAGGATGTACGCGTCAGTCTCGTTTCGATGAGCAATTTATTTCGAGCGAGAAGCGAGTGGCCGAGATTTTGAGTTTCTTCCTAATGGCCGGTGTAAACATACGAATGTCGCTGACTAACTTTAAGGCTTTAAGGTTGTTGAATGATGATGTTAATTATTATTCAGAAATACACGTTCATTTTAATCACTTAAGGTTGACTAATTTATTCTCGGTTATTGAAAATtgcgttgaaataaaaagacaaaGTTTTGCAACGTTGCGTTACTTCATCGTACTCAACTGTTGGGTTAAATGCAGCGAGTCCTATGCCTCTGTGTACGTGTGACTTCTTTGGCCCGGCGTTTTTGGAAGTTATTAAcgatgtatggtacaaaagtctaaattattagaaattgatcaaatttcgtgataatgttcttcaacatcaagtgcgaaactacaatttttttcaaaattttcttctgcttagttatcgagtaattacgcattaaagcagatttcttatgcccggaatgtatacctatatatgtgGAAACGccatgcttatacacgtgaactttagtgatcaattactcgataattgTACAGAAgataaatcttaaaaaatttatattgtcaaatttggcactaaagaatatgttcaccaaattttattaaattcttatgattttgaaatttttaatgtatttaacatggtttagcatgggaacattgtatcgtcgctagcgAGCCTCCTTAAGGCGGTAAGCTATCTGTTTTTTTGCAGTAAAATCATTCTATATATCGTCCTGATCCGAACTGTcgtttttcaaacgaatttctTCATTGATAAGAGTGATTGAAGCAAAAGTGAAATGACGTTTTAACTCAACTTTGACATTGAATTTCTCCAAAATGGATTGGGCAATCTCGGTTTTCCTTGAAACAGTAAATCCAGGAGATATTCATCATCAAATAGAAACATTTTCACAGACATCTATTCACCTCAAAAGTTTGAAGCAGCAAACTTAAAAAAAGTCGTAAATTAACGGGATTCGCGGGCGGTAGCAAATTAAAATGATGCATCCGGTGTTCGTAGGAGAAACACACGCAAAGACAAAAGCGAGGAGGAGAGCGGGGTGATAAACTGTTGTGAAATAGCGGAAGAGGATAATTATTAACACCGGCGAACGATCGGGCATCAAGAAACCCACACGATTCTAAGACACACAATGAGACAATGGCTGAGATTCCCAAGGAATCGCAAAAGTCGGAGATGCCTACGAGCGTTCGTTTCACGTACCTTGGTCCGTCGATTCATTATTTCTGTGCGCGAAGGATGCTTCTGCCGGGAAAGTCGATGATCCGGAATGAGCAGAAGTTCGAGAAGAATTTGATCTCGTTGACGAGGACGGCAACGAGCTCCCGAGAACCCGACTAAATTCGGGGCCTCGTCGAGGCCGAGCTTTTATAAGTTTCGTTATCTCCTGGCGCAGCAACGAAGAGTGAGGCGAGGCACTCGCAAGGGTGCTACTGCGACGGAGATAATTAACGCCGCTCCGCTAACGCATCTCCGAAGAGCGGCTAACGGAACTCCGGATTAAGGGGGATCTTCGGGGGCCAAGGCTATCGGAAATAACGACATTTTCCTCGGCACATGCCTGCGCGAGAACGCCGCATAAAGGACAGAAGAGATCGGCCGAGGCTCTCCTCGCCTCGAAATACAATCGCGCCAGTTGCCTCGCCAGTTGCGAACGCGTGTATCCCATTTAGCGAGTCATTAGGGAGACGGGGCTTCGTGGAAAAGGCCAAACTCCGTTTGCGCCTCTGCCAGCATATAAAAGAGACTCGTCGGTGCTGCCGAGCTTTCAGAAGTCTAAGAACCACCGCGCGATACCATTTCGACGTGCTACCGAGCTCCTGTACTTTCGGCGAACATGAATCTGCCCGGAGCATCGATACTCCTGACAATCGTCGCGTCGATCCTCGTCTCCGGAGTGCTCGGCGATGACTCAGCCTCCACCACCTCGGAGGAGCTCTCCTCGGAGTCGATTAGCACCGAACTCGGTCAGTCGACCTCGATCTACGGTTCGACGAGCACGAGCGACGAGTCCTTGACCGACGACGATTCGAGCTCGCCTCCCTCGACCACCGTCGCCCCGGGCTCCGACGAATCCGGGCAGAATCTCGGCCACCACGAGCAGCCCAAACTCCCCGTCGATCTCCTCTCCGAGGACATTCTTCTCGACCCGAACGTCGTTCTCGCTCGCGTCGCTCGCGACGCACCGCCTCCCCGGGATCTCTCCAGGTACAACGAGTTCTACCACCCTCGACAGCGCCCTTCGAGAAGAAGCGATTCGATTGAGAACGAACAACGCAACAGCGGCTTTGGCAAACTACGCATTTACCCTGTTTTTCCTGGCTGAAAGTGAAACCGACGATTCCACGGGCTCGTGTACATAAAAATAGTTGATAGTCGCTCGCTTCTGTTTTCTTGTACATACGTATTAAAATTAGTGCGAAGTTCGCTTTTCAGCGATGGAGGTTTTTCCTCGTGATTATTCTGCGGATTACAATAATAAAATGGTACCCTCCATCtgatttattctcatttttatcttcgtttTGGATTTATTCAACATTTGACTTCTTCGAGTGTACAATTTATCGAAGAAAGTTGCAATCGAAGTAAACGTCCAAGATGCGGATCCGGTCTCGGATCCTTGTCGCGTCAGTTCAGTCTTTGGTGCTCATTAAAACTAGAGGGAGTGCTCGATCTATCAGATATTTGGCGCCGAACGTCGACCTGCCTTCCTCGCGCGCTCGCGATAAGCCAGTTGCTGCCGATAAACGAACAGGGGTCGAAGCACGTTCGTGCCGGCGGCGGTTTCCAGGTCGTCCTGGGTCTCCTCCTCGCTGACGATTCTCTCGTTGCTCTCTTTCGGGATCGCTTCCAAATTGGCCTTCTCGTGGGCTCCCATGACGCTTCGTTTGTTGATCATCATCGGCGAACCGAATATGAGAACGTCGACCTCGGGACTCACTTTTTGGCGCGACGACGGCAGCAGCTCATCCGGAATCTTGTCGAACGTCGGAATTTCAGTCGAGGCTTCCAACGTTGGCATGGATTTGACGAGCGTCGCGAGGCCAACGACCGCCAAGAGGCTCGTCAACCGAATCACTTTCGATGCCTGgaacaaaaaatgaggaaaattcatttttattcgtgcCTCGAGTCCGGAGGGATTTTCAGCCTTGAATTTTGGCGGATCATTTGCAGTGCGCTTAAACACGTTTTCAGGGAAACTCGACAACGATACTCCGGCACAGcggaagcaattttttttaaattttcttggACAACTCGAACTCCGATCAAAGTCAGCCACAAATGCATTGATTTACAATCCAATTGAGGCTCAGATTTTGTCTTTTTTCGCACAAAAACCATCGGCTTTCCAACGAATTAATTCTACGAATGGaaacaataaatttcattttactttctgAATAAGCACTCACGAGCGAGTTGGTAGCACGAAAAAGAGTTCATTTTGGGCTGAAGAATCGATTGGAAAAACAGCGAGTTTACAGCggacgaagaaaaatgttgaaaatccGAGAAAGTCGATTGCCATTGTGCCCCGTAAAGAGTAATTTGCTTACCATCGTATTTCCGTTGCGACGATTTCTGCGATGTTTGTCTCGATATACCCACGAATATTTGCGAGCGTCGGTGATTCTTTCCGTTGTTTTGATGGCAACAGAAAGAgggtaagaatttttttgaaaatttatcctTTTCGGTTCAATGCACACTGAGAAGCTTCGAGTGTTTGTTCGATGGGAACGACTTCCCGAAGCATTTATACGAAGTCTTGACGTCAAACGAGACCGCGCTAAACGTTCGGTGACGCGCATTACAAAGAGCGATAAGTG
It encodes:
- the LOC122415376 gene encoding uncharacterized protein → MRVTERLARSRLTSRLRINASGSRSHRTNTRSFSVCIEPKRINFQKNSYPLSVAIKTTERITDARKYSWVYRDKHRRNRRNGNTMASKVIRLTSLLAVVGLATLVKSMPTLEASTEIPTFDKIPDELLPSSRQKVSPEVDVLIFGSPMMINKRSVMGAHEKANLEAIPKESNERIVSEEETQDDLETAAGTNVLRPLFVYRQQLAYRERARKAGRRSAPNI